A window of Rhododendron vialii isolate Sample 1 chromosome 13a, ASM3025357v1 contains these coding sequences:
- the LOC131314473 gene encoding glutaredoxin-C9-like, with amino-acid sequence MQVVNQSGVRMEGSEGAGKTEATHERIRKLAAGNAVVVFTISGCCMCHVVKQLLFGLGVGPTIFELNHDEAGQEIHAILHGLSRGDGRQQAVPAVFVAGKYLGGIETVMACHINGTLVPLLKDSGGLWL; translated from the coding sequence ATGCAGGTAGTGAACCAATCAGGTGTGCGGATGGAAGGAAGCGAAGGAGCGGGGAAAACAGAAGCGACTCACGAGCGTATCCGCAAACTGGCCGCCGGAAACGCCGTGGTGGTGTTCACCATCAGCGGCTGCTGCATGTGCCACGTGGTGAAGCAACTCCTCTTCGGGCTCGGCGTGGGACCCACCATCTTCGAGCTCAACCACGACGAGGCCGGTCAGGAGATCCACGCCATTCTCCACGGCCTCTCCCGTGGAGATGGCCGGCAGCAGGCCGTTCCGGCGGTCTTCGTGGCCGGGAAATACTTGGGCGGCATTGAAACCGTCATGGCTTGTCACATTAACGGCACTCTAGTCCCTCTCCTCAAAGACTCTGGAGGTCTCTGGCTCTGA
- the LOC131313776 gene encoding glutaredoxin-C9-like, whose protein sequence is MFNIMQEMNQSADHTPMEGTGEGSEAAKTDPTYERIHHLAAGNAVVVFTVSGCCMCHVVKQLLFGLGVGPTIVELDRHKAGGKIHDALRQLAGDEGRQAVPAVFVAGKFLGGVENVMACHINGTLVPLLKDAGALWL, encoded by the coding sequence ATGTTCAACATTATGCAGGAAATGAATCAATCAGCTGATCATACGCCAATGGAAGGCACAGGAGAAGGATCAGAGGCGGCAAAAACAGACCCAACATACGAGCGGATCCACCACCTCGCCGCCGGAAACGCCGTGGTGGTGTTCACCGTCAGCGGTTGCTGCATGTGCCACGTAGTGAAGCAGCTCCTCTTCGGCCTCGGCGTTGGCCCCACCATCGTCGAGCTCGACCGCCACAAGGCCGGCGGCAAGATCCACGACGCGCTCCGCCAGCTCGCCGGAGACGAAGGCCGGCAGGCCGTTCCCGCCGTCTTTGTCGCCGGGAAGTTCTTGGGCGGCGTCGAGAACGTCATGGCGTGCCACATCAACGGCACTCTAGTCCCCCTGCTCAAGGACGCCGGAGCCCTCTGGCTCTAA
- the LOC131313685 gene encoding endoplasmic reticulum oxidoreductin-1-like isoform X1 yields the protein MVKSEVDTSKGRRIRWAWPVAAALVAVLFAIAFDALASRGAPTLSLLDSTTKRCPCAPGTHTQSGIVEDCCCDYETVDHLNEEVLDPLLQELVKTPFFRYFKVKLWCDCPFWPDDGMCILRDCSVCECPEHEFPEPLKRPSSLGLSSDDLVCRAGKPEAAVDRTLDTKAFRGWIEIDNPWTNDDETDNGEMTYVNLQLNPERYTGYTGPSPRRIWDAIYTENCPKYPSGEFCQEKKILYKLISGLHASISIHIAAGYLLDEASNLWGQNLTLLYDRVLRSPDRVSNLYFTFLFVLRAVTKAADYLEQAEYDTGNPEEDLKMQSLMRQLLYNPKIQAACLLPFNEAKLWKGQGGPELKQQIQRQFRNISALMDCVGCEKCRLWGKLQVLGLGTALKILFSGDGQDNLTERLQLQRNEVIALMNLLNRLSESVKFIHEVGPSISKTMGGLLSVPTNLRPLQRLWTHIFGQR from the exons ATGGTGAAAAGCGAGGTCGACACTTCGAAGGGGCGACGAATCCGATGGGCCTGGCCCGTAGCCGCTGCTCTCGTCGCCGTACTCTTCGCCATCGCGTTCGACGCGTTGGCTTCGAGAGGTGCGcctacactctctctcctcgatTCCACCACCAAACGCTGTCCCTGTGCTCCG GGAACACATACGCAAAGTGGCATAGTGGAGGACTGTTGCTGTGACTACGAGACGGTAGACCATCTGAATGAGGAAGTATTAGATCCATTGCTTCAAGAGCTGGTCAAAACTCCATTTTTCCGGTACTTCAAG GTTAAGTTATGGTGTGACTGCCCTTTCTGGCCAGATGATGGTATGTGCATTTTGCGGGATTGCAGTGTTTGTGAATGCCCAGAACATGAGTTTCCAGAACCACTTAAAAGGCCCTCCAGTCTTGGCCTTTCATCAGATGATCTTGTTTGTAGAGCGGGAAAGCCAGAGGCTGCTGTTGACCGCACACTAGATACTAAAGCTTTCAGAGGTTGGATTGAAATAGACAATCCGTGGACAAATGATGACGAGACTGACAATG gtgaGATGACATATGTAAATCTTCAATTGAACCCGGAACGTTATACCGGCTATACTGGTCCTTCTCCTCGACGAATATGGGATGCTATTTATACAGAGAACTGCCCTAAAT ATCCATCCGGAGAGTTCTGCCAAGAGAAAAAGATACTGTACAAATTGATATCAGGTCTACACGCGTCCATTTCCATTCACATAGCTGCTGGCTATCTACTTGATGAGGCATCAAACTTG TGGGGTCAGAATCTTACATTGTTGTATGATCGCGTCTTAAGATCTCCAGATCGTGTCAGCAACCTGtacttcacttttctttttgttctccGAGCCGTGACAAAA GCAGCAGATTATTTGGAGCAGGCTGAGTATGACACTGGTAACCCTGAGGAGGACTTGAAGATGCAGTCCTTGATGAGGCAGCTTCTCtataaccctaaaatacaaGCTGCATGCCTACTCCCATTCAATGAAGCCAAGTTATGGAAGGGCCAAGGTGGACCAGAGCTGAAGCAGCAGATACAAAGACAATTCAGAAACATTAG TGCGTTAATGGATTGTGTGGGATGTGAGAAGTGTCGTCTTTGGGGAAAGCTTCAGGTTCTTGGTCTTGGTACTGCACTGAAGATTCTTTTCTCCGGTGATGGTCAAGATAATTTGACTGAAAGA CTACAGTTGCAGCGCAATGAAGTGATTGCCCTGATGAACCTACTGAATCGGCTTTCAGAATCTGTTAAATTCATCCATGAGGTGGGGCCATCTATTAGCAAAACAATGGGAGGACTGCTTTCTGTGCCAACTAATCTTAGACCGTTACAAAGGCTATGGACTCACATATTTGGGCAGAGGTGA
- the LOC131313685 gene encoding endoplasmic reticulum oxidoreductin-1-like isoform X2 encodes MVKSEVDTSKGRRIRWAWPVAAALVAVLFAIAFDALASRGAPTLSLLDSTTKRCPCAPGTHTQSGIVEDCCCDYETVDHLNEEVLDPLLQELVKTPFFRYFKVKLWCDCPFWPDDGMCILRDCSVCECPEHEFPEPLKRPSSLGLSSDDLVCRAGKPEAAVDRTLDTKAFRGWIEIDNPWTNDDETDNGEMTYVNLQLNPERYTGYTGPSPRRIWDAIYTENCPKYPSGEFCQEKKILYKLISGLHASISIHIAAGYLLDEASNLWGQNLTLLYDRVLRSPDRVSNLYFTFLFVLRAVTKAADYLEQAEYDTGNPEEDLKMQSLMRQLLYNPKIQAACLLPFNEAKLWKGQGGPELKQQIQRQFRNISALMDCVGCEKCRLWGKLQVLGLGTALKILFSGDGQDNLTERVIYLPRIGIKIYSCSAMK; translated from the exons ATGGTGAAAAGCGAGGTCGACACTTCGAAGGGGCGACGAATCCGATGGGCCTGGCCCGTAGCCGCTGCTCTCGTCGCCGTACTCTTCGCCATCGCGTTCGACGCGTTGGCTTCGAGAGGTGCGcctacactctctctcctcgatTCCACCACCAAACGCTGTCCCTGTGCTCCG GGAACACATACGCAAAGTGGCATAGTGGAGGACTGTTGCTGTGACTACGAGACGGTAGACCATCTGAATGAGGAAGTATTAGATCCATTGCTTCAAGAGCTGGTCAAAACTCCATTTTTCCGGTACTTCAAG GTTAAGTTATGGTGTGACTGCCCTTTCTGGCCAGATGATGGTATGTGCATTTTGCGGGATTGCAGTGTTTGTGAATGCCCAGAACATGAGTTTCCAGAACCACTTAAAAGGCCCTCCAGTCTTGGCCTTTCATCAGATGATCTTGTTTGTAGAGCGGGAAAGCCAGAGGCTGCTGTTGACCGCACACTAGATACTAAAGCTTTCAGAGGTTGGATTGAAATAGACAATCCGTGGACAAATGATGACGAGACTGACAATG gtgaGATGACATATGTAAATCTTCAATTGAACCCGGAACGTTATACCGGCTATACTGGTCCTTCTCCTCGACGAATATGGGATGCTATTTATACAGAGAACTGCCCTAAAT ATCCATCCGGAGAGTTCTGCCAAGAGAAAAAGATACTGTACAAATTGATATCAGGTCTACACGCGTCCATTTCCATTCACATAGCTGCTGGCTATCTACTTGATGAGGCATCAAACTTG TGGGGTCAGAATCTTACATTGTTGTATGATCGCGTCTTAAGATCTCCAGATCGTGTCAGCAACCTGtacttcacttttctttttgttctccGAGCCGTGACAAAA GCAGCAGATTATTTGGAGCAGGCTGAGTATGACACTGGTAACCCTGAGGAGGACTTGAAGATGCAGTCCTTGATGAGGCAGCTTCTCtataaccctaaaatacaaGCTGCATGCCTACTCCCATTCAATGAAGCCAAGTTATGGAAGGGCCAAGGTGGACCAGAGCTGAAGCAGCAGATACAAAGACAATTCAGAAACATTAG TGCGTTAATGGATTGTGTGGGATGTGAGAAGTGTCGTCTTTGGGGAAAGCTTCAGGTTCTTGGTCTTGGTACTGCACTGAAGATTCTTTTCTCCGGTGATGGTCAAGATAATTTGACTGAAAGAGTAATTTACTTACCCAGAATTGGCATCAAAATTTAT AGTTGCAGCGCAATGAAGTGA
- the LOC131313750 gene encoding uncharacterized protein LOC131313750 has protein sequence MGEFQEQVPGSTPPPPLPQSSVDATPPIPPPPLRDDPPPPPHPPPPRFDPSRMIGIIRRKSLIKELAAVYHAECLAYCQELLELQRKREEPYTDIKTPENSRKEITRPAKRLKKSR, from the exons ATGGGTGAATTCCAAGAACAAGTGCCCGGATCTACTCCGCCGCCGCCTCTGCCGCAGTCGTCAGTCGACGCCACCCCTCCAATACCGCCTCCACCACTACGTGACGatcctccacctcctcctcatccGCCACCACCCCGATTCGATCCCAGCCGCa TGATTGGTATCATTAGAAGGAAGTCCTTGATTAAAGAATTGGCTGCTGTATACCATGCTGAGTGCCTTGCATACTGTCAAGAACTTTTGGAACTTCAAAGAAAGCGCGAAGAG CCATATACAGACATAAAAACTCCAGAGAATTCAAGGAAAGAAATAACGAGGCCAGCCAAACGTCTGAAGAAATCTCGCTAA
- the LOC131313147 gene encoding uncharacterized protein LOC131313147 codes for MSLVAGSYERFIWGFKLKTLKNHHSQQKPLTLTSLFTFPSHTAPVKSVAVSGSAAASGGADDTIKLYDLSTSAEIGSFTDHSASVTALSFFTPPSLSFPRNLISASDDGHVCIYDADPFIHLKTIKAHKKGVNDLSIHPSGKLALTVGRDSCLAMLNLVRGRRSFYCRLDKEASIVEFGLGGDKFFMVMDEKVSVHEAEDARLVLEMDCGKRVLCAAPGINGLLFTGGEDRAIKAWDTTSGKVAYSIEDAHSARVKGIVVLTGSNADCGDADPYMVASASSDGVIRVWDVRMANKENPIPLAEACTKSRLTCLAGSSLKSVRQPKLGASAIDKEQDARAEDS; via the exons ATGAGTCTAGTGGCAGGCTCGTACGAGCGATTCATCTGGggattcaaactcaaaaccctaaaaaaccaCCACTCCCAACAAAAACCCCTAACCCTAACCTCTCTCTTCACCTTCCCCTCCCACACCGCCCCCGTCAAGTCCGTCGCCGTCTCTGGATCCGCCGCGGCCTCCGGCGGCGCCGACGACACCATCAAGCTCTACGACCTCTCCACCTCCGCCGAGATCGGCTCCTTCACCGACCACTCCGCCTCCGTCACCGCACTCTCCTTCTTCACCCCACCCTCCCTATCCTTCCCTCGCAACCTCATCTCCGCCTCCGACGACGGCCACGTCTGCATCTACGACGCCGACCCTTTTATCCACTTGAAAACTATCAAAGCCCACAAGAAAGGAGTTAACGACCTCTCGATACACCCCTCGGGGAAGCTGGCGCTGACGGTGGGGAGAGACTCGTGCTTGGCGATGCTGAATTTGGTGAGAGGGAGGCGGAGCTTTTACTGTAGGTTGGATAAGGAAGCGAGCATTGTGGAGTTTGGGTTGGGTGGGGATAAGTTCTTTATGGTTATGGATGAGAAGGTTTCGGTGCACGAGGCCGAGGACGCGCGGTTGGTTCTCGAAATGGATTGTGGGAAGAGGGTTCTATGCGCAGCTCCTGGCATT AATGGACTTCTTTTTACTGGTGGCGAGGATCGGGCTATCAAGGCGTGGGACACAACCAGTGGGAAGGTTGCTTATTCTATTGAAGATGCACATTCAGCCCGTGTTAAAGGCATTGTTGTGCTTACAGGCAGTAATGCTGATTGTGGCGATGCTGATCCATATATGGTGGCATCTGCATCATCAGATGGTGTCATACGTGTCTGGGATGTTCGCATGGCCAACAAAGAGAACCCGATACCCTTGGCTGAGGCTTGTACAAAATCAAGACTAACTTGTCTTGCTGGGTCATCTCTGAAAT CTGTTAGGCAGCCAAAACTCGGGGCCAGTGCTATCGACAAAGAGCAGGATGCTAGAGCTGAAGATTCATAG